In Dromaius novaehollandiae isolate bDroNov1 chromosome 2, bDroNov1.hap1, whole genome shotgun sequence, one DNA window encodes the following:
- the CLEC3B gene encoding tetranectin, giving the protein MALRGACLLLCLVSLAHVAGQQNGKVKQKPAASKKDGVSVKMIEDLKAMIDNISQEVALLKEKQALQTVCLKGTKIHLKCFLAFTETKTYHEASENCISQGGTLSTPQNGEENDALYDYMRKSIGSESEIWLGLNDLAAEGKWVDMTGTGIRYKNWETEITTQPDGGKSENCAALSGAAVGKWFDKRCKDQLPYVCQFMIV; this is encoded by the exons ATGGCGCTCCGGGGagcctgcctgctcctctgcctcgTCTCCCTCGCCCACGTCGCCGGGCAGCAGAACGGCAAAGTCAAGCAGAAGCCGGCCGCTTCCAAGAAAG ATGGCGTGAGCGTCAAAATGATCGAAGACCTGAAGGCCATGATCGACAACATCTCCCAGGAGGTTGCGTTACTGAAGGAGAAGCAAGCACTTCAGACAG TTTGTCTGAAAGGCACCAAAATCCATCTAAAATGCTTTCTTGCATTTACTGAGACCAAGACCTACCACGAGGCCAGTGAAAACTGCATCTCTCAGGGCGGCACCCTCAGCACCCCCCAAAACGGGGAGGAAAACGATGCGCTCTACGACTACATGCGGAAAAGCATCGGCTCAGAGTCAGAGATCTGGCTCGGCCTCAACGACCTGGCGGCCGAGGGCAAGTGGGTCGACATGACGGGCACCGGCATCCGCTACAAGAACTGGGAGACTGAAATCACCACCCAGCCGGATGGTGGCAAGTCGGAAAACTGCGCGGCCTTGTCGGGGGCCGCGGTTGGCAAGTGGTTTGACAAGAGGTGCAAAGACCAGCTGCCCTACGTCTGCCAGTTCATGATCGTGTAA